Proteins encoded within one genomic window of Armatimonadota bacterium:
- a CDS encoding PHP domain-containing protein, with product MKLDLDLHIHTYHSPCGRAEMTPADIVRKATERGITRLAITDHFYTFTDRSIFDRIRADVARAKAESNGSPTVYFGCEAEIMAPGRTAAGPEIAEILDFVMAGATHFQNTGITDLPKAKDDRSLGEYYLRMFEYAVSIPWVNVIAHPFYVVPGVCSVRILDYIQKDDLVEALKTAKKNNVAMEISRRALGQGQLEFSLWFYEICKEMGLKFTIGSDAHSLDYVGNVQEVQPIIEHLGITEEDIWLPQSKAEKEKK from the coding sequence TTGAAGCTGGACCTAGACTTGCACATACATACTTATCATTCACCATGCGGCCGGGCGGAGATGACCCCGGCCGATATTGTGCGGAAGGCAACTGAAAGGGGAATTACACGTTTAGCAATTACTGATCACTTCTATACATTTACCGACCGCAGCATTTTCGATAGAATCCGTGCCGATGTTGCTAGAGCAAAAGCAGAGTCAAACGGTTCACCGACGGTCTATTTTGGTTGTGAGGCTGAAATTATGGCTCCTGGAAGAACTGCAGCTGGCCCAGAAATTGCTGAAATTCTCGATTTTGTAATGGCGGGCGCTACGCACTTCCAAAATACAGGAATAACTGATTTGCCAAAAGCAAAAGACGACCGCTCATTAGGTGAATATTACCTCCGAATGTTCGAATACGCAGTGAGCATTCCTTGGGTAAATGTCATAGCCCATCCATTTTACGTAGTGCCAGGCGTGTGTTCTGTAAGGATTTTGGACTACATCCAAAAAGATGACCTTGTAGAAGCACTGAAAACTGCAAAGAAAAATAACGTCGCAATGGAGATTAGTAGACGAGCATTAGGTCAAGGTCAGCTTGAGTTTTCACTTTGGTTTTATGAAATTTGCAAGGAAATGGGTCTAAAGTTCACAATTGGTAGCGATGCTCATTCGCTTGACTATGTGGGAAATGTTCAAGAGGTTCAACCAATTATCGAACATCTAGGAATCACTGAGGAGGATATTTGGTTGCCCCAGTCTAAGGCAGAAAAAGAAAAAAAGTAG
- the pyrE gene encoding orotate phosphoribosyltransferase has protein sequence MLSQERVLEIFKKSGALLHGHFKLTSGLHSNLYFEKFQVLQYPEYVEELCAELARRFKDDKVELVIGPTTGGVLLAYEVGKQLGTRGIFAEKSDEGGRVLKRNFRIEPGTRVLVVDDVLTTGGSVRDTIDVVKNNGGVLVGVGLLVDRTGGNTNFGVKTEALLSLVVDKWEPADCPQCKAGVPLTET, from the coding sequence ATGCTAAGCCAAGAACGCGTTTTAGAAATATTTAAGAAGTCTGGCGCTTTGCTGCATGGACATTTTAAACTTACATCAGGCTTGCACAGTAATTTATATTTTGAAAAATTCCAGGTTCTTCAATACCCTGAATACGTGGAGGAGCTGTGTGCCGAACTTGCTCGTCGGTTCAAGGACGATAAGGTTGAACTAGTTATCGGGCCGACAACAGGCGGTGTCCTTTTGGCGTATGAGGTTGGTAAACAGCTTGGAACAAGGGGGATTTTCGCCGAGAAATCAGATGAAGGCGGACGGGTTCTAAAGCGGAATTTCAGGATTGAGCCAGGAACGCGTGTACTTGTAGTTGATGATGTTTTGACCACCGGGGGCTCGGTAAGGGATACAATTGACGTGGTCAAAAATAATGGCGGCGTTCTTGTGGGGGTAGGGTTGCTTGTAGACCGAACAGGCGGTAACACCAACTTTGGCGTAAAGACAGAGGCATTATTGAGTCTTGTGGTTGATAAATGGGAGCCTGCCGATTGTCCGCAATGCAAGGCGGGTGTTCCATTGACAGAGACATAA
- a CDS encoding aldo/keto reductase: MKYRSLGRTGLKVSEIGFGAWAIGGEWGSRDDDAAVSAIHRAMDLGINFIDTAAGYGDGHSERLIARAFRERGERCYVASKVMPKNYKWPALPHIPVSEVFPKDWIISITERSLKNLETDCIDLMQLHVWTERFNHELEWYEAMVKLQEQGKIRFIGVSLNDWDAASGVNLAKSGRVDSIQVIYNIFEQKPAEELFPVAIEYNIGIIARVPFEEGLLTGKIGPGYKFPEGDWRARWLSGGRLEEAWEHVQALRWVENENRTMAQAALKFILAHPAVSTVIPGMRSIKHVEENVAVSDSVTLTPSEVERLKTHAWVHNFKYPWAADR; encoded by the coding sequence ATGAAATACAGAAGCTTGGGAAGAACAGGATTGAAGGTTTCCGAGATAGGTTTCGGCGCATGGGCAATTGGAGGTGAATGGGGATCAAGAGACGACGATGCTGCCGTATCCGCAATCCATCGCGCAATGGACTTAGGCATTAATTTCATAGATACCGCAGCTGGATACGGCGATGGACATAGCGAAAGGTTGATTGCTCGTGCATTTCGCGAACGTGGTGAAAGATGCTACGTCGCATCCAAAGTAATGCCTAAAAACTACAAATGGCCTGCTCTTCCTCACATCCCTGTTTCTGAAGTCTTCCCAAAAGATTGGATTATCTCAATCACCGAGCGCAGCCTCAAAAATCTTGAAACAGACTGCATAGACCTAATGCAACTCCACGTATGGACTGAACGCTTCAATCATGAACTCGAATGGTATGAGGCAATGGTAAAGCTTCAAGAGCAAGGCAAGATAAGATTCATAGGCGTTAGTCTCAATGACTGGGATGCCGCAAGCGGGGTTAACCTTGCGAAGTCAGGTCGTGTTGACAGTATTCAGGTAATTTACAACATATTCGAGCAAAAACCCGCTGAGGAACTCTTTCCTGTTGCCATTGAGTATAACATCGGAATCATAGCAAGGGTGCCTTTTGAAGAAGGACTTCTAACAGGCAAGATTGGACCTGGCTATAAGTTCCCAGAAGGCGATTGGCGTGCTCGCTGGCTTTCAGGCGGCCGGTTGGAAGAAGCCTGGGAACACGTGCAGGCGCTCAGATGGGTTGAAAACGAAAACCGCACGATGGCACAAGCAGCACTTAAGTTTATTCTTGCTCACCCGGCAGTCTCAACCGTTATACCAGGAATGAGAAGCATTAAGCATGTGGAAGAAAATGTCGCGGTTTCCGACAGTGTAACCCTCACTCCCAGCGAAGTGGAGCGCCTCAAAACGCATGCTTGGGTACATAACTTTAAGTACCCTTGGGCTGCAGATCGCTAG
- a CDS encoding dihydrolipoamide acetyltransferase family protein, with protein sequence MATKVVLPMLGQTMEEGTIIRWIKQEGETVEKGEPLLEVMTDKVNMEVEAPASGVLRKIIAQPEEVVPVMGLIGIIGTPDEPIDDILAEVGKPPDFGIQSTPGASTPQEKPTDKDVQIANERVFISPRAKRIAEEQGVPIEALAGRGTGPNGRVVEKDVLAYIAEQGEPVKVKVTPLAAKIAAEQGISLKEVVGTGPQGKITREDVIRATTQAQPSYPSIKEKVIPFSGIRKIVADNVTKSAQSAPHVTLTAEVDMTEAVRVREQILAEFERKYGVRLSFTDIIVKAAARAILDHPMVNASLQGNEIRIPADVNIGIAVAIEGGLVVPVVRNAEKKSLAEISTEIKRLVDKARSGGLSGEDMAGGTFTITNLGAYGVDIFNPIITPGQSAILGVCRIAKKPVAVGDSVAVRSMMNLCLSFDHRVLDGAPAAEFLRKVKELLESPYQLLI encoded by the coding sequence ATGGCGACAAAGGTTGTGTTGCCCATGCTCGGGCAAACAATGGAAGAAGGAACAATTATTAGATGGATTAAGCAGGAGGGTGAAACTGTCGAAAAGGGCGAACCCTTGCTTGAAGTGATGACGGATAAAGTAAACATGGAGGTTGAAGCCCCGGCATCTGGGGTTCTTCGAAAGATAATCGCCCAGCCTGAAGAAGTTGTTCCGGTGATGGGTTTGATAGGAATCATTGGAACGCCAGATGAGCCAATTGACGATATTCTTGCTGAAGTTGGAAAGCCTCCTGATTTTGGAATCCAATCTACGCCAGGTGCATCGACTCCGCAAGAAAAGCCAACCGATAAGGATGTTCAAATTGCTAACGAGCGCGTTTTTATTTCTCCTAGGGCAAAACGTATAGCAGAAGAGCAAGGTGTTCCTATTGAGGCACTGGCAGGACGAGGAACAGGTCCCAACGGGCGAGTCGTTGAGAAAGATGTTTTAGCATATATTGCTGAACAAGGAGAACCAGTAAAGGTCAAGGTTACACCGCTCGCGGCGAAAATAGCTGCTGAGCAGGGCATTAGCCTTAAAGAAGTGGTTGGCACAGGCCCACAAGGGAAAATCACGCGAGAAGATGTTATTCGAGCAACAACTCAGGCGCAACCTTCTTATCCATCCATTAAGGAGAAGGTTATCCCATTTTCTGGCATACGGAAGATTGTTGCTGATAACGTGACAAAAAGCGCCCAGAGTGCACCTCATGTTACCTTGACTGCTGAGGTCGACATGACTGAGGCAGTGAGAGTAAGGGAGCAAATTCTCGCAGAATTTGAACGCAAATATGGCGTACGCCTTTCTTTCACCGACATAATTGTTAAAGCAGCTGCCAGGGCTATTCTTGACCATCCTATGGTTAACGCAAGCTTACAGGGCAATGAAATTAGAATCCCAGCTGATGTAAACATAGGAATAGCGGTTGCTATCGAGGGAGGCCTTGTTGTTCCTGTTGTACGTAATGCTGAAAAAAAGAGCCTTGCAGAAATTTCAACTGAGATAAAACGATTGGTAGATAAAGCACGGAGTGGCGGCTTGTCAGGCGAAGATATGGCTGGCGGCACATTTACAATAACGAATCTTGGCGCGTATGGTGTGGATATTTTCAATCCAATTATTACCCCTGGCCAAAGCGCAATCCTTGGCGTTTGTAGAATCGCTAAAAAGCCAGTTGCTGTGGGTGATAGCGTGGCTGTGCGCTCTATGATGAATTTATGCTTGTCGTTTGACCACCGAGTTCTCGATGGCGCTCCAGCTGCCGAATTTTTGCGAAAGGTTAAGGAACTTCTCGAGTCGCCATATCAGTTGTTGATATGA